From the genome of Cynocephalus volans isolate mCynVol1 chromosome 14, mCynVol1.pri, whole genome shotgun sequence, one region includes:
- the LOC134363018 gene encoding LOW QUALITY PROTEIN: melanoma inhibitory activity protein 2-like (The sequence of the model RefSeq protein was modified relative to this genomic sequence to represent the inferred CDS: inserted 1 base in 1 codon), protein MEVPGAAPQPYLGLVLGELCRTVAAWPEDLRPGPGSPWELVTCAALTGFLILLFLWRSVRSVRSRLYVRREKKLAEKLSGLIEEKCKLLDKLCVVQEEYEGLESAVKDASFEKESTEAQSLEATYEKLSSSKSKLEDEIVFLAKELKGQKSKHCEQDELMADISKRIQSLEDESKSIQSQVAEAKIISKIFQMNEEHLKVAIKDALNENSQLQESQKQLLQEAEVLIEQVSELHKQKKTFEDSKVQAEQVLSEKENHIKSLTERLLKMKDWAAVLGEDMMADDLELEMKSESQNGARLDDLPKGALKKLIHAAKLHASLKTLEGERNQIHTRLSEVDKRKEELTEHITDLQTEQASLQSENTQLESENQKLRLKLKVMTELYQENGMKLHRKLMVVEKDRLEKEEELSKVEEKMSHAAEELETYRRRAGDVEGELERSVRSYQGQLTAYEKEAHGSWVAAETAERHLRYLRNVNVYKRQELAEKEFKFELLKKDPSALDVPNTAFGGEHSPCGASPVGRPSSETRAFLSPLTLAPLTPEQGGGRGSRGPENTLDHQMTNERGESGCDRLTDSHGAPSGFLSPPWEQHRTMTIPPPGQPCSDPALLPRRQDGFDSNPGGPSGPAELRSFNLPSVDKVDGPQSSQTESSRNDTKDDLGNVNVPHSSVPAEREASGPGFAPPPFPAIRGPLFPVDRRGPFTRREAPFPPPPPGSMYGAPRNYFLPRVFPVQPRPPFAMRNVYSPRGFPPYVPLGAGFSPPPPHSESRGEFPSGSIPRSNEPGPEXPEPQQET, encoded by the exons atggaggtgcccggggctgcccctcagccgtacttggggctggtcctgggagagctgtgcaggactgtggcagcatggcctgaagacctgagaccgggcccaGGTTctccgtgggaactggtgacatgtgcggcgcttactggatttttgattctcttgtttttgtggagaagtgttcgatcggtgagaagccggctttatgtaagaagagagaaaaagcttgctgaaaagctttctggactaattgaagaaaaatgtaaactacttgacaaactttgcgttgttcaagaggagtatgaaggcttggagtcagctgtgaaggatgccagctttgagaaggagtcaacagaagcacaaagcttggaggcaacctatgaaaagctgagcagctccaaatctaaacttgaggatgaaatagtctttctagcaaaagaattaaaaggacagaaatctaaacattgtgagcaagatgaattgatggcagatatttcaaaaaggatacagtccctgGAAGATGAATcaaaatccatccagtcacaagtagctgaagccaaaataatctccaaaatctttcaaatgaatgaagaacatctgaaggtggcaataaaagatgctttgaatgaaaattcccaacttcaggaaagccagaaacagcttttacaagaagcaGAAGTATTGatagaacaagtgagtgaacttcataaacagaaaaaaacatttgaagactccaaagtccaggcagaacaagttttgagtgaaaaagaaaatcacatcaagtctctgactgaacgcttgctcaagatgaaagactgggctgctgtgcttggagaagacatgatggctgatgacttggaattggagatgaagagtgaatcacaaaatggtgctcgcttagatgatctgccaaaaggagctttgaagaaattGATTCACGCTGCTAAGTTACATGCTTCTTTAAAAACCCTagagggagaaagaaaccaaattcatACTCGGTtatctgaagtagataaaagaaaggaagagcttaCAGAGCATATTACagatctccagactgaacaagcatctttacagtcagaaaacacacagttggaaagtgaaaatcagaagcttcggcTGAAACTTAaagtaatgactgaactgtatcaggaaaatggaatgaaactccacaggaagttaatggtagtggaaaaggaccggttagagaaggaggaggaactttccaaagtagaagagaagatgagccatgcagctgaggaactggagacctacagaaggcgAGCCGGAGATGTGGAaggagaattggagagaagcgttcgttcttatcaagggcagttGACGGCTTATGAGAAAGAAGCACATGGCAGTTGGGTGGCAGCTGaaactgctgaaagacacctcaggtatttaaggaacgtaaatgtttacaagagacaagaattagctgaaaaagagtttaaatttgaacttctcAAAAAAGATCCTTCTGCACTTGATGTTCCAAATACAGcctttggcggagagcattccccatgtggtgcctcaccagtgggtcgaccttcatccgaaacgagagcttttctctctccactcacactcgcacctttgactccagagcaaggaggaggaagaggctcaagaggcccagagaatactctggatcaccagatgaccaatgaaagaggagaatcgggctgtgataggttaactgattctcatggagcaccatctgggttcctgtcacctccatggGAACAGCACCGGACGATGacgatccctccaccaggccaaccatgttctgatccagctcttcttccacgaaggcaagacggatttgattctaatcctggtggaccgtctggaccagcagaactcagaagttttaatctgccttctgtggataaagtggatgggccacagtcttcacaaacggaatccagtagaaatgataccaaagacgaccttggtaatgtaaatgtgcctcattcatctgtgcctgctgaaagggaagcaagtggccctggctttgctcctccaccttttcctgcaatcagaggtccattgtttccagtggataggaggggtccattcacgAGAAGAGaagctccttttcctccacctcctccaggaagcatgtatggagctcctcgaaattattttctaccaagggttttCCCTGTCCAGCCAcgacctccatttgcaatgagaaatgtctattcaccaaggggttttcctccttatgttcctctaggagctggattttcacctccacccccacattctgaaagtaggggtgagttcccttcagggtcaaTTCCACGCTCAAATGAGCCTGGTCCTG ATCCAGaaccacagcaagaaacctga